DNA sequence from the Desulfosporosinus sp. Sb-LF genome:
CTAAGCACTCTTACTAACTCGCTTTAAGATAGAGGCGATCGGAAGTTGACTGAGTCCAAGACCCCACAGAAGCCACACTGCAGGCCAACTTCTGTTTATGAAATAGATTAAAAGTAAAATCCCAAGAATTCGCCCGATATTTAGAGGTATCTCGCGAAGACTCAAGAATTCTACCTGATAATCCGCAGTTCTCAAATTATTACGAATAACATTATAGGAAATAGTGGTTAGTGGTACAAAAATTAGAGGATAAAACAAACTATTAGCGATCCCAAACAGCCAAAATGACTTTAGACTTGGCTCCCAAAGCACCATCGTAGTGAAAAGAGCCAATAAAATTCCCCCAAGAAACATGAAAAGAAAGCGCCGATCTCTCGAAATGAACCGTCCCACAAAATAGTAACTTAAAAAGGTTATTATCGATAAAACGAAGTTGAAAAAACCCAATTGAAGTTCATTCTGAGAAAATTCATAGAAGATAAGAATCAACAAGAAAGACATCACACCTTCGCGTAAGCCTCGTAAGAACATGGACCAATTCACCCGTCGCCACTCTGCTCCGATCAAAACCCTGGCTTGGGTGAAATTGCACCGTGGTTTTCCAGTACGGGCAACAAACGTTCCCGTGATCATCGTCGCTAAAATGAAGCAAATAACCATGATGCTAAAAACTGCAATATACCCGGTGGTAGTCCCCAATTTCCGGATGATAAACCCACCGACTAACGGAGCCACCATTCCAGCCAAAGCATTGGCCGCACCATTAAAACCGGAAAATCGATCTCTATTCTGATTATTGGTCCAGTCATACGTGGACACATTATATCCAAAGTAATATAAACCCTGTCCCAACCCCATTAACACCCCAAACAAAGGCGTTAGGTGGGTGATTTTGTCTTTCAATAAGAGAACTAATAGAAAAAAACCTACATGGACAAGCAAACCTAAACGCATACTTAGAATGATTCCTTTTTGCTTAAAAAGATGAGTAGCCATAAAAAAGACGAATGGAACCATTATAAACTGAAATAAATTAAAAATCGCTGCTATTTCAAGATTTTGCGATAGTTTCCATAGATAAATGTTGAAGAAAATATTTGAAAGACTCACCCCGGTCAAAAACAAAGTATGGACTACCAATAACCTGCTTGCTTGTGAATCTATAACAGTGGAATTTTTAGAACTCATCCTAAATACCTCCCTACAATGCTTAGATTACATCATCACACGAGCAGGAAAACAAAAACAACGTAGACCTAAGATTATCACAAGGATAGTCTTAGGTCTAGAATTTGAGATCGTTTAGTTTAGAGCGCTAGTTCCTTAACAATATCTACGCCAGCACTAGCCCCAATCCTTGAAGCACCGGCTTTGACCATTTCGAGGACTTGTTCAAGGTTTTTAATGCCGCCAGAGGCTTTAACACCCATTTCAGGTCCCACCGTTTGACGCATGAGAGAAATGTCATGAGCGGTTGCACCGCCTGATCCGAATCCTGTGCTGGTTTTTACAAAATGTGCTCCAGCTTTTTTGGCTAACTGACAAGCTAGTACTTTTTCTTCATCTGTTAAATAACAGGTTTCAATAATAACCTTAGTAATTGCCTCAGGATTAGCTCCTTTAGCCGCTTCTACAACTGCCGAAATGTCCTGGAATACGACGTCTTCACGGCGTTCCTTCAAAGCACCAACATTAATAACCATATCCACTTCTAAGGCTCCATTTTTCACAGCCTCTTGGGCCTCAAAGGCCTTAGCTGCCGTAGAGGTGCTGCCCAGTGGGAAGCCTATAACAGTGCATACTAAGACTGACGAATCTTTCAGAAGGTTAGCAGCAAGTGGTACAAAAGACGGGTTGATGCAAACTGATGCAAACTCGTATTCTAGCGCTTCGTTGCATAGTTTTGTAACATCTTCCTGAGTAGCAATAGCTTTTAGTATGGTATGATCAATCAGTTTAGCTAGTTCGTTCTTAGTCATGGTCATTTCGATTACCCCTTTAATACTAACATATAGCGACTATTTAGATGCTGCAAATGTTAGTTTGTCATTAATAAATTGTGCAGCGTTGTCTTTATTAATCAAGTTAGTACCTGCATCAATGAATGCATCGTATTTCTTGCCATCTAGAACGCCTAGAGCAGTATCAACGACTGTTTTACCCAGAAGTTGTGGGTCATTCATCACAGTAGCATCATACTTTCCAGTCGGGATTGCTTTAACAGCTTCCATTAAGCCGTCAACACCAACGATTTTAACTTTACCAACCAGCTGGTTCTGTTCCAGAACTTGTAACGCACCTAAAGACATATCGTCATTATGGGAATACACCAAGTTTACATCAGGGTTAGCTTGTAGTAAGTCTTGGAATGCTTTGACTGCTTTAGAACGTGTGTAGTCGCAATAAGGTCCTTGTATTACTTTAATGCCAGGCTCTTTGTCTACTGCTAAGTGGAAACCGTCGCGGCGATCCATCATAACCTTGCCACCAGCATCCCCTTGAAGTTCAATGATTTTACCTTTAGCCTTACCTTCGCCGCCCAGCAATCGAACAGCTTCTTTTCCTGCTAACTCACCCATTTTTTTGTTATCCCGACCAACAAACGTAGCAACTTTACCATCTGTCGGGCGATCAACGGTAACTACAGGAATATTCGCCTGTTTAGCTGCCGTGAGTGAAGGAGCAACTGCCGTAGGATTGGAAGGGTTAAGAATCAGCACATTGATTCCTTTTGTGATTAAATCTTGAATGTCTTTATTTTGTTTTTCGATATTATTTTGAGCATCTACATAAACGAGTTTAGCACCCTTGGCTTCAGCTTCAGCTTTAGCTGCATCCATCAAGGATACGTAAAATGGCGAATCCAAAGTTACTTGGGAAAATCCGATCACGACTTGTTTAGGAGTTTCTTTTGGAGCAGCAGTTTCAGTTTTTGCAGTACCACATCCAGCAACCCCTATCAAAACAGACACCATTGTTAATGCTAACAAACCTCGTAATTTTCTCATCCTAAATCCTCCTCTAATTTTTATCATTTTAAGTGGGTTAAGAACTAATCTATCTTACAATTTAATGACGCACCCCCTTTCCAATAGAACTATTTCAATGAGCGTTTTTGCCCATAACAAACTTATTTAATACTAGAGCAAGCACGATGATTAGACCCATAAAGATTTGCTGATAATAGGAAGCCAATCCAACTAGATTGAATATGTTGGTAATAATACTCATCAACAGGACACCTGCAAATGTTCCTAGCACTCCACCGACACCACCGGCTAAACTGGTTCCGCCCAAAACAACCGCTGCAATAGCATTAAGTTCTGCCCCACTCGATGCAGTGGGTTGGCCTACCGTTAACCAAGATGTTAATACTACGCCAGCTAAGCCCGAAAGAATTCCAGAAATAACGAACACAGAGATGAGATGTCGATTCACTCGCACCCCGGAGAGATGCGCCGCTTCAGGATTTCCTCCAACAGCGAACAAATTTCTACCATAAGGGGTGTATTTTAGAGCAAGTGCTGACACAATGGTGAGCACGATCCAAACTAACCCACTCACTGGAACCCTACCGATAAACCCAGCTCCCAAGAAACTAAAGGACTCGGGTAGACCGTAAACCGGTTGACCATTTGTGACCAACAATGCCAACCCTCGCGCGGAAACCATCATGGCTAACGTGGCAATAAAAGCTGGAATACTGAATTTAGTGGATAAGAAACCACTGACGAAACCTAATACCCCACCTGCAGCTAGCGCTAGGATAATTGCGAGGGGGATTGACCACCCTGCGGAAATTAACATGGCTACCACCATACCTGACAGGGCCGCAATAGATCCTACCGAAAGATCAATCCCTGCAACCAAGATGACAAACGTCATTCCGATCGCCATAATCCCCGTGACAGAAGACTGTTGCAGAAGATTTAGAAAATTTTGTACAGTGAAGAACCTGGATGACAAGGTGGATGCAATGATAATAAAAACCACTAATAAAATTAATAAGTTATACTTCCCCAAAAGATAGCCAATATTTAGCTTTTTAGTCTTTTTCTCACCAGTGCCAATGCTCATATTACTCATAAACTCCTACCCTCCCGTGACCGCACAATGAAGTATGGCGTCATCTTTAAATTCTTCCTGTTGAAATTCCCCAGCAATATTACCATTGAACATAACGACCATGCGATCACACAATTGTACAAGTTCAGCCAATTCTGAAGAGGCAACGATGACACCGAACCCCTTGTCAGATAAGTTTTTAATAATTTTGTACACTTCTTCTTTAGCGCCAATATCTATCCCTTGAGTCGGTTCATCAAAGAGCAAAATGTTCGAGTTCTTAAGAAGCCATTTAGCAATAACGACTTTTTGCTGGTTGCCGCCACTTAAATTTTTCACGGATGCCCGAATGGATGGAGTTACTACTTTTAATTGTTCAACTTGTTCGTTCACATGTTTGAACATTGTGGGATACTTCAAAAATCCAAACCGAGTATATTTCTTAAGCGAGGGAACAACTGCGTTCTCCCAAACAGAAAGATTTAGCAGTAACCCTTGCGTCTTCCGACTTTCCGGAACCAAGGCAATACCCTTTTTCATAGCTTCTGCAGGAGATCGAAACTTAACTTTCCCACCGTTTATATACAATTCTCCCTTTTGTAAGGGATCCGCTCCATAAATGGCCCGTAAAATTTCAGTCCTTCCTGAGCCTACCAAACCATAAAGACCCAGAACCTCTCCTTTATATAAGGAAAGATTAATGGCATTCAACTTATTAGTGTGAATATCTTTCAAGCTTACCAGTTCTTCTGTGTAGGAGACAGAAAGCTTAGGTTTCTTTTCTTTGGAAAGAGGATGTCCGATAATCAATTCTACTAATTGATCTTGAGTGATCTCATTTAACTGTTTCGTGGCAACATATTGACCATCTCTTAAGACAGTGACCTTATCCCCCACCCTGAATAACTCTTCCAAGCGATGAGATATATAAATGATACTGATCCCTTTATTTTTCAACTCTTGAATGACCCGTACTAATGTTTCAAACTCCTCGCTCGATAAGGTTGCCGAGGGTTCATCCATGACGATCAACTTTGCATTCGACGCTAAAGCCTTAGCTAATTCCACAATTTGCCGATGCCCAATACTTAAGTTGCTGATCGGTTCCATGACATCAATCTTAATACCTAAGCTATCAATTAAGGCACGCGCCTTCTTCGTCAGTTCTGCCCAATCTAATAAGTAGCGGTATTTCCTTGGGTATTTTCCAATAAATATATTTTCCGCAACGGATAAATTGGGTAAGAGCGATAATTCCTGGTATATGACAGAAATCCCCATTTTGGTGCTGCTAATAGGATCTATAATAGTGGCTAGTTTTTGGTCAAAGAGTATTTCGCCCTCGTCCATGGAATATACCCCTGACAGAACTTTCATTAACGTCGACTTGCCAGCTCCATTTGCCCCTATCAGACAGTGTACCTCCCCAGATTCCACACTCAAATTAACCTTCTTGAGTGCTTGTACCCCTGAAAAGCCTTTGGAAATACCCCGCATTTCCAGGATCAACTTGTTTTCACCCATCGCTTCCTCCCCTTTGCTGAAATCTATACATCTGGTGCATCTGGGGCGCTAATAATTCATACGTCTTCTTATACTGATTAAAATAAAATGAATACAGTTCATAGTTCGCAGGATCAGGGTAGATTTCTTCTCCATAACAAACCATCGC
Encoded proteins:
- a CDS encoding MFS transporter encodes the protein MSSKNSTVIDSQASRLLVVHTLFLTGVSLSNIFFNIYLWKLSQNLEIAAIFNLFQFIMVPFVFFMATHLFKQKGIILSMRLGLLVHVGFFLLVLLLKDKITHLTPLFGVLMGLGQGLYYFGYNVSTYDWTNNQNRDRFSGFNGAANALAGMVAPLVGGFIIRKLGTTTGYIAVFSIMVICFILATMITGTFVARTGKPRCNFTQARVLIGAEWRRVNWSMFLRGLREGVMSFLLILIFYEFSQNELQLGFFNFVLSIITFLSYYFVGRFISRDRRFLFMFLGGILLALFTTMVLWEPSLKSFWLFGIANSLFYPLIFVPLTTISYNVIRNNLRTADYQVEFLSLREIPLNIGRILGILLLIYFINRSWPAVWLLWGLGLSQLPIASILKRVSKSA
- the deoC gene encoding deoxyribose-phosphate aldolase; translation: MTKNELAKLIDHTILKAIATQEDVTKLCNEALEYEFASVCINPSFVPLAANLLKDSSVLVCTVIGFPLGSTSTAAKAFEAQEAVKNGALEVDMVINVGALKERREDVVFQDISAVVEAAKGANPEAITKVIIETCYLTDEEKVLACQLAKKAGAHFVKTSTGFGSGGATAHDISLMRQTVGPEMGVKASGGIKNLEQVLEMVKAGASRIGASAGVDIVKELAL
- a CDS encoding substrate-binding domain-containing protein, which produces MRKLRGLLALTMVSVLIGVAGCGTAKTETAAPKETPKQVVIGFSQVTLDSPFYVSLMDAAKAEAEAKGAKLVYVDAQNNIEKQNKDIQDLITKGINVLILNPSNPTAVAPSLTAAKQANIPVVTVDRPTDGKVATFVGRDNKKMGELAGKEAVRLLGGEGKAKGKIIELQGDAGGKVMMDRRDGFHLAVDKEPGIKVIQGPYCDYTRSKAVKAFQDLLQANPDVNLVYSHNDDMSLGALQVLEQNQLVGKVKIVGVDGLMEAVKAIPTGKYDATVMNDPQLLGKTVVDTALGVLDGKKYDAFIDAGTNLINKDNAAQFINDKLTFAASK
- a CDS encoding ABC transporter permease — its product is MSNMSIGTGEKKTKKLNIGYLLGKYNLLILLVVFIIIASTLSSRFFTVQNFLNLLQQSSVTGIMAIGMTFVILVAGIDLSVGSIAALSGMVVAMLISAGWSIPLAIILALAAGGVLGFVSGFLSTKFSIPAFIATLAMMVSARGLALLVTNGQPVYGLPESFSFLGAGFIGRVPVSGLVWIVLTIVSALALKYTPYGRNLFAVGGNPEAAHLSGVRVNRHLISVFVISGILSGLAGVVLTSWLTVGQPTASSGAELNAIAAVVLGGTSLAGGVGGVLGTFAGVLLMSIITNIFNLVGLASYYQQIFMGLIIVLALVLNKFVMGKNAH
- a CDS encoding sugar ABC transporter ATP-binding protein is translated as MGENKLILEMRGISKGFSGVQALKKVNLSVESGEVHCLIGANGAGKSTLMKVLSGVYSMDEGEILFDQKLATIIDPISSTKMGISVIYQELSLLPNLSVAENIFIGKYPRKYRYLLDWAELTKKARALIDSLGIKIDVMEPISNLSIGHRQIVELAKALASNAKLIVMDEPSATLSSEEFETLVRVIQELKNKGISIIYISHRLEELFRVGDKVTVLRDGQYVATKQLNEITQDQLVELIIGHPLSKEKKPKLSVSYTEELVSLKDIHTNKLNAINLSLYKGEVLGLYGLVGSGRTEILRAIYGADPLQKGELYINGGKVKFRSPAEAMKKGIALVPESRKTQGLLLNLSVWENAVVPSLKKYTRFGFLKYPTMFKHVNEQVEQLKVVTPSIRASVKNLSGGNQQKVVIAKWLLKNSNILLFDEPTQGIDIGAKEEVYKIIKNLSDKGFGVIVASSELAELVQLCDRMVVMFNGNIAGEFQQEEFKDDAILHCAVTGG